In Sulfitobacter albidus, the following proteins share a genomic window:
- a CDS encoding nuclear transport factor 2 family protein — translation MDLKEIAAELVAGCREGRERANLDTLYAADAVSAEPNDRDGQSRITQGRDAIKAKHDWFDSAMTDVQVETSDPMLHGDDRFAVRFYGTMKDAQSGEIYPMDEVAIYHVADGKIVREEFFYNE, via the coding sequence ATGGACCTGAAGGAGATCGCGGCGGAATTGGTCGCGGGATGCCGCGAGGGGCGCGAACGCGCGAACCTCGATACGCTTTATGCGGCGGACGCCGTGTCGGCGGAGCCCAATGACAGGGACGGCCAATCGCGCATCACGCAGGGGCGCGACGCCATCAAGGCCAAGCATGATTGGTTCGACAGCGCCATGACGGATGTACAGGTCGAGACATCAGATCCGATGTTGCACGGGGACGACCGTTTCGCCGTGCGTTTTTATGGCACAATGAAAGACGCGCAGAGCGGCGAGATCTATCCGATGGACGAGGTTGCGATCTATCACGTGGCGGACGGCAAGATCGTGCGCGAAGAGTTTTTCTACAACGAATAG
- a CDS encoding SDR family oxidoreductase: MDLGIKGKRALVCASSKGLGLGCAEALAEAGVHLVMNARGTEALEAEAARLRDTHGVEVTTVAADVATQEGQRDVIAAAGDVDILVNNAGGPPPGMWHDWDREDFIKALDANMLAPIALIKALVPGMMERGWGRVVNITSQSVRAPIGVLGLSNSARTGLTGYVAGTSRQVAGKGVTINNLLPGIHATDRADALDGAVVAQRNITLEDARKERAATIPAGRYGTRAEFGAACAFLCSTHAGFIVGQSILLDGGATNITM; the protein is encoded by the coding sequence ATGGATCTGGGGATCAAAGGCAAACGCGCGCTGGTCTGCGCATCGTCCAAAGGGCTGGGGCTGGGCTGCGCCGAGGCATTGGCCGAGGCGGGCGTACATCTGGTGATGAATGCGCGCGGCACCGAGGCGCTGGAGGCGGAGGCCGCGCGGCTGCGCGACACCCACGGTGTCGAGGTCACAACCGTGGCCGCCGATGTGGCAACGCAGGAAGGCCAGCGGGACGTGATCGCGGCGGCAGGCGACGTGGATATTCTGGTCAACAACGCGGGCGGCCCCCCGCCAGGCATGTGGCACGATTGGGACCGCGAGGATTTCATCAAGGCGCTCGATGCCAACATGCTGGCGCCCATCGCGCTGATCAAGGCGCTGGTGCCGGGCATGATGGAGCGCGGCTGGGGCCGAGTGGTCAACATCACCTCGCAATCCGTGCGTGCGCCCATCGGCGTGCTTGGGCTGAGCAATTCGGCCCGCACGGGGCTGACAGGCTATGTTGCGGGCACCTCGCGCCAGGTGGCGGGCAAGGGCGTGACGATCAACAACCTGCTGCCCGGCATCCACGCGACCGACCGCGCCGATGCGCTGGACGGGGCGGTGGTGGCGCAGCGCAACATCACGCTTGAGGACGCGCGCAAGGAGCGCGCTGCGACCATCCCCGCAGGCCGCTACGGCACGCGCGCGGAGTTTGGGGCGGCCTGTGCTTTCCTGTGCTCGACGCATGCGGGGTTCATCGTGGGGCAGTCGATCCTGCTCGACGGTGGGGCGACGAATATCACCATGTGA
- a CDS encoding peptide chain release factor 3: protein MARRRTFAIISHPDAGKTTLTEKFLLFGGAIQMAGQVRAKGEARRTRSDFMAMEKDRGISVSASAMSFDFERGDTNYRFNLVDTPGHSDFSEDTYRTLTAVDAAVMVIDGAKGVESQTQKLFEVCRMRDLPILTFCNKMDRESRDVFEIIDEIQENLAIDVTPASWPIGVGRDFVGCYDILRDRLELMDRADRNKVAESIEINGLDDPKLAQHVPAELLDKLREDLEMVRELMPPLDHALMAEGSLTPIWFGSAINSFGVKELMAGIAEFGPEPQIQQAEPRQILPEETKVSGFVFKVQANMDPKHRDRVAFVRLASGHFERGMKLTHVRTKKPMAISSPVMFLASDRELAEEAWAGDIIGIPNHGQLRIGDTLTEGEAIRVTGIPSFAPELLQGVRAGDPLKAKHLEKALMQFAEEGAAKVFKPAIGSGFVVGVVGQLQFEVLASRIELEYGLPVRFEASQFTSARWVNGARQAVDKFAEANKQHIAHDHDGDIVYLTRLQWDIDRVDRDYPDVTLTATKEMMV, encoded by the coding sequence ATCGCGCGTCGCCGCACGTTTGCGATCATCAGCCACCCCGACGCGGGCAAAACCACCCTGACCGAGAAATTCCTGCTGTTCGGCGGCGCCATCCAGATGGCCGGACAGGTTCGCGCCAAGGGCGAAGCACGGCGCACGCGCTCCGACTTCATGGCGATGGAGAAGGACCGCGGCATCTCCGTCTCCGCCTCTGCCATGTCGTTCGATTTTGAACGTGGCGACACGAACTACCGCTTCAATCTGGTCGACACGCCGGGTCACTCGGATTTCTCGGAAGACACCTACCGCACGCTGACGGCCGTGGACGCCGCCGTGATGGTCATCGACGGCGCCAAGGGCGTGGAAAGCCAGACGCAAAAGCTGTTCGAGGTGTGCCGGATGCGCGATCTGCCCATCCTCACCTTCTGCAACAAGATGGACCGCGAAAGCCGCGATGTGTTCGAGATCATCGACGAGATCCAGGAAAATCTCGCCATCGATGTCACCCCGGCCAGTTGGCCCATCGGCGTGGGCCGCGATTTTGTCGGCTGCTACGACATCCTGCGCGACCGGTTGGAGCTGATGGACCGCGCCGACCGCAACAAGGTCGCCGAGAGCATCGAAATCAACGGGCTCGATGATCCCAAACTGGCCCAGCACGTCCCCGCAGAGCTGCTCGACAAGCTGCGCGAGGATCTTGAGATGGTGCGCGAGCTTATGCCGCCGCTTGACCACGCGCTCATGGCCGAAGGATCGCTCACGCCCATCTGGTTCGGATCGGCGATCAACAGTTTCGGCGTCAAGGAACTGATGGCCGGCATCGCCGAATTCGGGCCGGAACCGCAGATCCAGCAGGCCGAGCCGCGCCAGATTTTACCCGAAGAAACAAAGGTCTCCGGCTTTGTGTTCAAGGTTCAGGCGAATATGGACCCCAAACACCGCGACCGCGTCGCCTTTGTGCGCCTCGCCTCGGGGCATTTTGAACGTGGCATGAAACTGACCCATGTGCGCACCAAGAAACCCATGGCGATCAGCAGCCCTGTGATGTTCCTCGCCTCCGACCGCGAACTGGCCGAGGAAGCCTGGGCCGGCGATATCATCGGCATCCCCAACCACGGCCAGCTGCGCATCGGCGACACGCTGACCGAGGGCGAGGCGATCCGCGTGACCGGCATCCCCTCCTTTGCGCCCGAGCTGCTGCAGGGCGTGCGCGCGGGCGATCCGCTCAAGGCCAAACACCTCGAAAAGGCGCTGATGCAATTCGCGGAAGAAGGTGCGGCCAAGGTGTTCAAACCCGCCATCGGGTCGGGCTTTGTCGTGGGCGTCGTGGGCCAGCTGCAATTCGAGGTGCTGGCGAGCCGGATCGAGCTGGAATACGGCCTGCCCGTGCGGTTCGAAGCGTCGCAGTTCACCTCCGCGCGCTGGGTGAACGGCGCGCGCCAAGCCGTTGATAAATTTGCCGAAGCCAACAAACAGCACATCGCCCATGACCACGATGGCGACATCGTGTACCTCACGCGCCTGCAATGGGACATCGACCGTGTCGATCGCGACTACCCGGACGTGACGCTGACCGCCACCAAGGAGATGATGGTCTGA
- a CDS encoding Hint domain-containing protein codes for MSRPSQSSQSVPVYVAAQIRATDGANTGDLLSFATELILDDVYEVAFGAEPARLSLVARGKDRFAVGHDTAIGTAGARLHLDSALSFMSPQGQMHEALLLVEVDDEGHVAEIYLMPLNALQAKVEYRLVGIDREDGPRKFAQVACVSFTRGTRITLSTGAQRAVEDLAVGDRILTRDDGVQTLRWIGHTTTRAVGEFAPIRIAAGTLNNDGDLTVSPDHRLFIYQRSDALGAGRAELLVRARHLVNGTTVRVEEGGFVDYFQLLFDSHQIIYAEGIAAESMLIDSRTRPVLPDAIAGELGEVIPGHSDLPHAGLDVAEALLDRPDVAELLRRASMR; via the coding sequence ATGTCCCGCCCCTCCCAATCCTCGCAAAGCGTGCCCGTCTATGTCGCCGCGCAGATCAGGGCGACCGACGGGGCCAACACCGGCGATCTTCTGTCCTTCGCGACCGAGCTCATCCTCGACGACGTGTACGAAGTGGCCTTCGGCGCCGAGCCCGCCCGCCTGTCGCTTGTGGCACGTGGCAAAGACCGTTTTGCCGTGGGTCACGACACCGCCATCGGCACAGCCGGCGCGCGGCTGCACCTCGACAGCGCGCTCAGCTTCATGTCGCCGCAAGGCCAGATGCACGAAGCGCTGTTGCTGGTCGAGGTCGACGACGAGGGCCATGTGGCCGAGATCTACCTGATGCCGCTCAACGCGCTGCAGGCAAAGGTCGAATACCGCCTCGTCGGAATCGACCGCGAGGACGGGCCGCGCAAATTCGCGCAGGTCGCCTGCGTGAGCTTCACCCGCGGCACCCGCATCACGCTGTCCACCGGCGCGCAGCGCGCGGTCGAGGATCTGGCCGTGGGCGACCGCATCCTGACCCGCGACGACGGCGTGCAGACCCTGCGCTGGATCGGGCACACCACCACCCGCGCCGTGGGGGAATTCGCCCCCATCCGCATCGCGGCGGGCACGCTCAACAACGACGGCGATCTGACCGTCAGCCCCGACCACCGGCTGTTCATCTACCAACGCAGCGACGCATTGGGGGCCGGCCGGGCCGAATTGCTGGTGCGCGCGCGTCATCTGGTCAACGGCACCACCGTGCGCGTCGAAGAAGGCGGGTTTGTCGATTACTTCCAGCTGCTCTTTGACAGCCACCAGATCATCTATGCCGAAGGGATCGCCGCCGAATCCATGCTGATCGACAGCCGCACCCGCCCCGTGCTGCCCGACGCCATCGCAGGTGAATTGGGCGAGGTCATCCCCGGCCATTCCGATCTGCCGCACGCAGGGCTCGACGTGGCCGAGGCGCTGCTGGACCGGCCCGATGTGGCAGAGCTGCTGCGCCGCGCCTCAATGCGTTAG